CGCCGCCGTCGCGGTCGCGCTCGTGCTGCTGAGCAGGGTGCGCCCGACGGTGCCGCCGTGGGGCGAGATCAGCCCTCGTCCGCTTCCGGCTCTGCGAAGAACGCGAGTGAGGCGCGAGCGGCGAGCGCCGCGTCGCGCTCGCTGAGCTCCGCGAACTGCTGGGCGTCCGCTGCGCCGACGAGGCCGACGAGCACCGGCTCACCGGTGAACGGCTGAAGGTTCAGCCAGGTGCGGATCATCGCGTCGCCGCCGACGACATGCCAGATGGTCGCCTCGGTCGCCCAGAACGCCTTGTCGAAGCGCATCCAGACCGTCTCGATGAAGCCGGATGTCAGGGCTGCGATCGCACCGCGGTGGGAGAAGGGCAGGGCGGGCGCGAACTCGATGCCCTGCTTCTGCAGCACACCGACCGGCGCGGTGACGATGACGCGATCGAACGAGAGGGCTTCGCCCGTGCCGAGTCGCAGGCTCACGCCGCGTTCGTCGTACGCGATGCGGGAGACGGGCGACGCCGTCGCCACCCTGACATCCTCGAGCTGCTTCTCGAGGAACCCGTCGAGGTCGCCGATGACACCGTGCACCGCCCCTTCTGGAAACCGGGGCGGGTACCAGCTCGAGGCCCGAGAGGGGTCGGCGCCGGTGATCGCGGCCATCCAGGCGAGCGAGGCTGCGAGCGCGGGATCATCGAGGTCTGCGCCGTTCGCGCTGAGCGCCTCGGCTATCGGTGCGTCGGATGCCTGCGCCTGGGCCTTCTCGACGGCCTGCGCGATCGGTGCACGGTCGAGGCCCGGCGCCTCACCATCAGCGTTCCATGCCGTCGGGACGTCGAGGGTGACCGTGTGGTCACCCATGTCGACCAGGCGATCATCCAGCGACGCGAGATCGTCTTCGCTCAGCAGCCAGGCGCCGAGCTGCGGCGGGATCGGCCACTGCTCGTCGTCGGCGACGCTGCGGATGCGACCCCCGATGCGCTCGCGCGCTTCGAACAGGGTGACCTCGTGGCCGGCGTCCGCGAGCATCCGGGCGGCGATCACTCCGGCCGCACCCGCGCCGACGACGGCGAGGCGCTCGGTGTCTTCGGCGACGCTGACGATCTCGAGGGAGGCACGGCGGGCATCGTCGACGGCTCCGACGACGGTGCCGGGGCGCGTGGTGTCGGTGGCCTCACCGGCGAAGAACACCCGGTCGAGCACGGACTCGGCGAGGCGCTCGCGCTCAGTGGGATCCGCACCGGCGGGCAGGTAGCTGGTCGATCCGAACGAGTACGGGTCGCTGGCCCAGGCGCTTCGCAGCCAGCCGGCCGGCGCCGGCACCGCCTCGGGTGCGGTCGGCCGCGGCACGGGCGTCTTCGTGCGCGTCGGCGCAGGCTGCGGCTCGGGCGTGCAGGCGGCGAGCAGCAGCCCGACGGCGCCCGCCCCGGCGCCGACGAGCAGAGTGCGGCGCGTGATGCTCATCGTGCTTGCCAGACTACCCTCGGCGTTCGGCGATCTCGTCCCCACCGTCCGCGCGGAATACAGGGGTTCACACGGAACGCAGGATGCCCTGCGGCATCCGCTCCCGCGTTTCGCGTGAACTCCTGCGTTCCGGGAGGGCTACAGGTTCGCCTCGGCGTAGACGCGCAGCGCGTCGCGCACGAACTCCGCGCCCGTGGTGCCGCCTGCGCTCGTGGCGTAGTTCGCTCCGAAGCGCGGGTCGGCGACGTACATCTCGCCGAGTCCGATCACGTAGCCCCGTGCATCTCCGCCAGGGGCGGATGCCGGCGTGCCGGGGATGCCCCTGAGCCACTCGACGTGACGGCGCGCGATCTGCTGCGCCTCGTCCGACCCCGGATCGATCCCGCTCTCCGCGGCGGCGACCCAGTCGGCGCCGAGCTCGGCGGCGCGCTGCTGCCAGGCGCTGCGCTCGCCGGAGCTCATGCCGCGCCACCACCTGTCGCCGTCGGCGTATGCCTTCTCTCCCCATCGCTGCTCGACCTCTTCCTTGTACTGGGTGTGGTCGAACCCGTCCAACATGTTCTTCGCCATGATCTGCTGTCCTTCTCTCAATGCGTGGATGGTGTTCTCGACAGACGCGATCTGCCGCTGCATGCGCTGCTGCTCCTGCCGCAGCCAGGCGAGGTGCGTCTCGAGCGCGGATGCCTCCGCCGCTCTCGCGTCGGCCCCCGATCCTGCCGACGAGCCGAGCACCTCGGCGATCTGCGGCAGTCCGAGCCCGAGCTCGCGCAGCAGCAGGATGCGCTGCAGGCGCACGAGGGCCGCCTGGTCGTAGTGGCGGTATCCGTTGCGGGCGATGCGGGACGGCGGCAGCAGGCCGATGTCGTCGTAGTGGCGCAGGGCGCGGCTCGTCGTGCCGGCCAGGCGGGCGATCTCCTGGATCGACCAGTCCATGGCGCTCCTCTCTGTCGATGACTTCACGGTAGAAGTTGACGTCGCGTCAAGGTCAATCCGAATTCAGCACATTTCCAGGCAGCGATCGAGATATATCGTGTTACTCTCGCTCCAACGCGATATATCTCGATATCCGTTCACCAAGGAGAACTGACATGACCGAGAAGTGGCTCATCGCCCCCGGCGAAGAACGCGTCATCGACATCGTCTCCGCGTCCCGCCTCAAAGTCGGGCTCGTCGGCGGTCAGGTCGATGTGATCGCGCACGATGAACCGGGCATCCGCATCGAGGTGAGCGGCGTCACCGTGAAGGATCTGCGCGTCGAATCCGACGGCACCCAGGTCGAGATCGACCACCCCCAGATCGGCTGGGACAACTTCCTCGACGTGTTCCGCAACTTCGGAGCCGGCGGGCCGAAGGCCGAGGTCAGCATCGCCGTCCCGCGCGCCATCGCACTCACGCTCGGGGTCGTCAGTGCAGGTGCGCTCGTCTCGGGCATCCGCAACGATGCCAAGCTCAACACCGTCTCCGGCGACCTGATCGCCGACGGCATCACCGGCGACCTCACCGCCAACTCCGTGTCGGGCGACGTGCAGGTGCGAGGGCTGACCGGATCCATCAACGCCAACAGCGTCTCCGGCGACGTCGCGGTGACCGGCAGCCTGCGCAAGGCGACCGTAGACACCGTGTCCGGTTCGATCCTGGTCGACGCCGTCGGCGACATGAACACCATCAACCTCAACACCGTCTCGGGCGGCACGACGGTGCGGCTCGATGAGACGCTGCCCGCGAACTACGTGCTGCGCAGCATGACCGGGCGCATCACGGTCGACGGCGTCGAACGCTCGAGCGGCGGGCCCAGCAGCTACACCGGCCAGGCGGGCGAGCTCGCCGGCAGCTTCGTCGACGTGCGCGCGAACTCCGTCTCCGGCGGGGTCACGGTGCTGCGCCGCCCGCAGGTGTCGGTCGCGGATGACGCGGAGTGGGAATCATGAGCGCGGCGGTCTTCTCGCACGGTGATCTGCGCCTGTACCTGCTGTCGCTGCTCGCCGAGGCACCGCAGCACGGCTACGGCATCATCCAGGCGCTCACCGACCGCACCGGCGGCACGTACACTCCGAGCGCCGGAACGATCTATCCGCGGCTGGCGAAGCTCGAGGAGGAGGGCCTGGTCACCAAGACCGCCGACGGGCGCACCACGATCTACGCCATCACCGACGCCGGCCGCGCAGAGCTCACCGCTCGGGAGGGCGACCTCGCCGGCATCGAGCAGGGTCTCGCCGATTCGGTGCGGCTCATCGCGAACGAGGTGCGCCAGAGCGTGCAGGATGCGATGCGCAGCCTTCGCGCCGACCTCGCCACCGCGGCGCACGACGAGAAGCGTGTGGCGAAGTCGCGTCCGCGATTCGATGGGATGAGCGACGAGCGGGCCACCAGTCGTGAGCATCTGCAGCGGGCGGATGCCTCGATCAACGCGTTCCGTGCCCAGCTGCGCACCGACCTGCGCACGCATGTCGCTCGCGGAGGATCGCTTCCGGCATCCGTCGTCACCGAGCTCGAGCACGCGATGGACGAAGCGGCTCGTGCGGTGACCCGCGCGCTGAGCGCACTGCCGACCGAGAAGTAGCCCGACGATCGATGCCCCCTCCCGCCTCTGGCGGAGGGGGCATCGTCGCGTCAGTGCGCGCGAGCGCTCGTCTTCGGAGCGGATGCCAGCACCAGCCCGGGCTCACTCCGTCCAGATGTCCTTCTGGTCGTCGGGAACCGTCTCGCCCTGCGGGACGACGAGCACCGAGCGGTGCTGCCGGTGTGCGAGGCGGGCAGCGACCGAGCCGGTGAAGAACTCGCGGATCGACTCGCCGAGTCCGCGTTTGCGCGTGCCGACCACGATCAGCTGCGCATCGAGCTTCTCGGCCAGCTGCTTGATCGCCAGAGCCGGGTCGCCGACCAGCTGGCGGGCCGTCCAGGGCACGTCGGCGTCGGCGAGCGCCTCCTCGGCTGCCCGCTGCACGTCCTCGAACTCGGCGGCGCCCGCGTCGAGGTTGAGGTCGATCGGCGCCGAGTGCACGTAGCCGTCGGGATCCTCGTAGGTGACGAAGCGGGTCACATCGACGTGCACGACGACGAGCGGCGCGCTGAGCAGCCGCGCGTAGCGCAGGGCCTCGTCGAGGACATGCGGTGGCTGGCCGGGCTGAATGCCGACGATCACCGCTTTCTGCAGGGCCGCGTTCTGTGCCGCTTCCTCAGCTGCTCGGGGCGTGGAGTCCGTCATTTCGATCCTTCCGCGGGGCGGCCGCAGGACGGCCGGATGCTCTGGCGTGCGTGCTATCCTGAATGCTACTCTTACCGGCTTCACGCCGGTGCCGTGAATATCATCGGGCCCGTCACGAGCCCGCTGCTGAACTCGTAAAAGGGGGTCTCGCGCATGGGCCGTGGCCGTCAGAAGGCGAAGCACACCAAGATCGCCCGCGAACTCAAGTCGTACAGTCCCGACGTGAACTTCTCTGCGCTGGAGAGTGAGCTCGGGCACCCGACGTCAGACGACCAGTACGTCGACAAGTGGGCCGACATGTACGCGGACGAAGACGAAGACGAGCTCGAGCGAGCCTGACCGCTCCATCGGGGCTGCTCATCTGGGTCCCTGAGCTTGCCGAAGGGCGAACCCTGGCGACCGGCAGACGCCGCGTCGACCAGGGTTTCGTCGTGCTCGGGGGGCGTTTGCGTGCCCGCGCACCAGCCCCTGAGCCCGCTCACCAGCGCCCGTGCCGGCGCTCCCACTCGTCTTCGACGGTGACCCGGCGGCCGGCGACGAGACCCGCCGGGAAGGTGATCACCAGCACCGACACGACCGCGATGAGCGGCACCGTCCAGCCTCCCGTCGCGTCGTGCAGGATGCCGACGAGCAGCGGGAAGATCGCTGCCAGAACGTAGCCGGAGCTCTGCACGAAACTCGACAGCAGCACAGCGCTCTCGGGGGTGCGCGAGCGGATGCTGATCAGCACCAGCGCGAGGGGGAAGAGCAGCCCCACCATGCCGAACAGGGTCATCCAGAGCCACAGGAGCTCGGGCAGGGGCGCGAGCATCAGGCCGACGAGACCGGTCAGAGCCGTCAGCGAGCCGACGACGAACAGAAGACGTGTCGCCTGGAATCGGACCACGAGCACCGGGGCGATCAGGGATGCGGGCAGGCCGATGAACGCCCACAGCGACAGCAGGAAGCCGGCGGTCGCGGCATCCACCCCGGCGGTGTCGATGAGGATCGACGGCAGCCAGGCGAACGAGACGTACGCCATCGTCGACGACGTCGCGAACGTCAGCGCCAGCGCCCACACCAGCGGGATGCGCGCGAGGCGCGCGAACAGAC
The window above is part of the Microbacterium sp. nov. GSS16 genome. Proteins encoded here:
- a CDS encoding flavin monoamine oxidase family protein, which codes for MSITRRTLLVGAGAGAVGLLLAACTPEPQPAPTRTKTPVPRPTAPEAVPAPAGWLRSAWASDPYSFGSTSYLPAGADPTERERLAESVLDRVFFAGEATDTTRPGTVVGAVDDARRASLEIVSVAEDTERLAVVGAGAAGVIAARMLADAGHEVTLFEARERIGGRIRSVADDEQWPIPPQLGAWLLSEDDLASLDDRLVDMGDHTVTLDVPTAWNADGEAPGLDRAPIAQAVEKAQAQASDAPIAEALSANGADLDDPALAASLAWMAAITGADPSRASSWYPPRFPEGAVHGVIGDLDGFLEKQLEDVRVATASPVSRIAYDERGVSLRLGTGEALSFDRVIVTAPVGVLQKQGIEFAPALPFSHRGAIAALTSGFIETVWMRFDKAFWATEATIWHVVGGDAMIRTWLNLQPFTGEPVLVGLVGAADAQQFAELSERDAALAARASLAFFAEPEADEG
- a CDS encoding MerR family transcriptional regulator, whose product is MDWSIQEIARLAGTTSRALRHYDDIGLLPPSRIARNGYRHYDQAALVRLQRILLLRELGLGLPQIAEVLGSSAGSGADARAAEASALETHLAWLRQEQQRMQRQIASVENTIHALREGQQIMAKNMLDGFDHTQYKEEVEQRWGEKAYADGDRWWRGMSSGERSAWQQRAAELGADWVAAAESGIDPGSDEAQQIARRHVEWLRGIPGTPASAPGGDARGYVIGLGEMYVADPRFGANYATSAGGTTGAEFVRDALRVYAEANL
- a CDS encoding DUF4097 family beta strand repeat-containing protein, with amino-acid sequence MTEKWLIAPGEERVIDIVSASRLKVGLVGGQVDVIAHDEPGIRIEVSGVTVKDLRVESDGTQVEIDHPQIGWDNFLDVFRNFGAGGPKAEVSIAVPRAIALTLGVVSAGALVSGIRNDAKLNTVSGDLIADGITGDLTANSVSGDVQVRGLTGSINANSVSGDVAVTGSLRKATVDTVSGSILVDAVGDMNTINLNTVSGGTTVRLDETLPANYVLRSMTGRITVDGVERSSGGPSSYTGQAGELAGSFVDVRANSVSGGVTVLRRPQVSVADDAEWES
- a CDS encoding PadR family transcriptional regulator; this translates as MSAAVFSHGDLRLYLLSLLAEAPQHGYGIIQALTDRTGGTYTPSAGTIYPRLAKLEEEGLVTKTADGRTTIYAITDAGRAELTAREGDLAGIEQGLADSVRLIANEVRQSVQDAMRSLRADLATAAHDEKRVAKSRPRFDGMSDERATSREHLQRADASINAFRAQLRTDLRTHVARGGSLPASVVTELEHAMDEAARAVTRALSALPTEK
- a CDS encoding universal stress protein, producing MTDSTPRAAEEAAQNAALQKAVIVGIQPGQPPHVLDEALRYARLLSAPLVVVHVDVTRFVTYEDPDGYVHSAPIDLNLDAGAAEFEDVQRAAEEALADADVPWTARQLVGDPALAIKQLAEKLDAQLIVVGTRKRGLGESIREFFTGSVAARLAHRQHRSVLVVPQGETVPDDQKDIWTE
- a CDS encoding DUF3073 domain-containing protein gives rise to the protein MGRGRQKAKHTKIARELKSYSPDVNFSALESELGHPTSDDQYVDKWADMYADEDEDELERA